Part of the Bos taurus isolate L1 Dominette 01449 registration number 42190680 breed Hereford chromosome 1, ARS-UCD2.0, whole genome shotgun sequence genome is shown below.
CATAGAGGATTTTATGGCAATGAAACTACTCTATACCATACAACAATGGTGAATGTATGTCATTTATGCATTTCTCAAAATTCATAGAACATGTACCTAGAGTGAAtcttaatgtaaactatggactttgagtgGTAATAGTACATTAAGATAGGGTCATTGATGATAACAAATGTACCGCTGCAGTGTGGGGGATGATCAATAGATAGATAGAAAGACCATGCATGTGTAGGGACAAGGGTTTTATTGGAACTCTCTGTActtcctattcaatattgctatcattctatttaaaaaataaaagtctactTTAAAATTATACgtatatatatttacatctaCAAGAATGTCTTATAGTACATGAAATTTATTTctgtgatttaatttttaaaacttttgcccCATTAATAGTTCAAATAATTGTTATAATAAAATTGCTTTATCATTTCAGACACTTGAGTTTTTAGCAGACATTATCTTGGATCAGGATTTTGTTGCCTTAAGGATTCATTTAGTGAATTCCTATAGGAGAGATGTGAAATTTAGATCTCTCTGTTACAGTAACAGAATATTGGTCTTCTCCAATATTCAGAAATGAACAGGGAATTGTAAGAAAAGTATTTGGAAAAATAACCCTAATTCTGAAGTCACCTCTATTCCAAGGCattgaaactgaactgaatgcatgtcAGCAACTTTAAACTATTCACTAACTGCTGGTAGAAATATAAGCTCAATCTGACAAGAGGAGAAGTCAGCAAAGGACCTGGCCGACTCTGAGAGGTTTTAAGACTGTGCTCCTGAAGTTGCGTGAATGTGGCTGGGACAGAGAGAGAGGTAAGTGGAGGCTGCAATCCACCTTCTTTCAATACTTTGTTTTTAAACACtggatttttatttaaagaagaaaatttttgttttacagtTAAAAACTACAATAGTGTTTTGAAGCCCTCTCTTTCAAACTAATGAGCTGTCTTTTGTTGGAAGTGTACTAGCAGAGGTAAAGGTCCACCCTGTGTGGGAGACATACCTGCATTGGGTGGGACTGGACTAGAGACTCGCTCCAATTCTGAGATTCTATAAATATGATGTCATATTGTAATACGGAGTGGTCGGACTTCATACATAACCGGGAGCATTACTCTTCTCAGTAAACACTgccaaactatatatatatatatatatatatatatatatatatatatatatacacaaactatAAGAATGGACTTTAGAAAATCATGCTTTAAACCCAacactttcctcttctcctttcttaACACTAAAATATCagtagataatttttttaattaattaatttattttaattgcaggctaattactttacaatattgtagtggtttttgccatacattgacatgaatcagccatgggtgtacctctgtcccccatcctgaaaccccctcccacctccctccccatcccatccatcagagtcatcccagtgcaccagccccgagtgcagaatttttttttaagtatagacTTGCAAAGACAAAGAGATTATGGATGAAGATAAGAGCAGATGAAAGATTTCAACTTGTTTTAACATGAAAGATGAATGGAAGAATGGCCAATAATTCAGCGTGAAATAAGTATAAACCTTAGTGAATCCAAGAAGGCTCTAGAATAGGGAGGAAAAGATATGGAGAAAGGGGAATGTCAGGAGTGAAGTGTGGAGCTAAAAGTTGGAAGCTTCCTTAAAGTTCTGTATGAAGAACAGATAGGCTGCCaactctcctcccaccccactcaACCAGGTCACCACACTTCCCCAACCAGCAGAAAATGGGAAGTTTGGCCCAAAGAAGATGAACTGGAGAAATTCCAGAGTCAAAGATTCAGATATAATGTAGGGTGGAGATGAAGTGTCTTTAAAGGAAAGTTTGAGTTCTgaatagtcacacacacacacacacttacacacacccctctcctcccttctctcagaACACTCTCAGATAGTCAGGATTATTTCTCCAAGGTAAGAGATTGGAGAGGTTTTCTACAGAGTCTGAATAGCCTCAGAGAAAAGacctcccctggtagctcagatgtaaagaaactgcctgccagtgtaggagacataagagacacgggttcgatctctgggttgggaagattccctggaggagaacatgccatggcaacccactccagcattcttgcctgaagaatcccgtggacagaggagctgaggggctaatagtccatagggttgcacagagtcaacacaactgaaatgacttagcacgcacacatgtacACTAGGTTTAAATTAGCTATATTAAGAAATAGCAACATAACCATGTTGTTAATAAAAACTGAGTCAAATACTAGAAGAAACACTTTAAGATCTGAAAGTACTTGTCTCTGGAGAGTTGTTTATAATGGAGCAGGGGGGATGGAGAATCAGAGAGGACTAAcattttacatgatatacttGTCTACACATGATAGACAACACAGATTTTAAACTATATGAGTTAGGCTGATTAGAACAATATTTTTATAACAAGAAATTAGAGTAGAATGGGTGCAGAGAGCAGAGAAACTAAACTGTAATGAACTGAATCATAGATGTTATTATAAGACATTAAAGAAACTTCATTGGGAAAACCGTGAGGAGAAAACTCTACCAGACTGAAAATTCATGAAGGTAATTTATGAGCAACCTTATTCttctaataaaattataattagtTGTTTAAAATTACCCTTTATCCTTCTATTAAAACCATTTAAGTATTTGTGTAAAAGTACACTATACAAGTCAATTTATTAGTACAGAAGAGAACATTAAAGGAAGAATAaattgggagttccctggtagcctagtggttaggattctggctttcactgtcatggcccaggttcagtccctcgtAGGGCAACTGAAATCCTGAAAACTGCTCtacacaactgaaaaaaaaaagtagaataaacTTCATTCTATAATATGGCTTTTTACAACAAATTTTTGTATTATTCTTCTGGATAATCCTTTACTTTGAGGAGGAGACGGAGATAAAGTGGAGGGTGGAAAGGACATCCTTGAATGAAATTTCTTTGTaaactcctttttctttcttaaggtaACTCCTCTGAAAGAATGGAAAAATCAAAAATAAGACTAGAAAAATTACTAACCTTGACTCAGTTGTATGGACAGACTCTTGTTGCCAGCCAAGTGGGAGACAGAGCAGGACACGTTCAGCACATGGCGGCTCCCCCAGCGGCATGTGCTCTGGACGGTCACTGTGCCGTCACCCCAGTAAGGTCCTTGCTCAGTGTCACAATCCCCCTCTGGGGTCCAGGAGATCTGTGCAGCCGGCTTCCCTGCAGCTGCCTTGCACACTGCAGTTCCCTTCTCAGTTTGGATCAGGGTCACCTCTGGGGGCACTGCAGAAATGTAGGGGAAATGCTGCAGTCTTAACACATGGGACATGGAATTTAGACAGAGATTTGTTTCAGCCCAAAATCTGGTTATCTGAAACACCTCAATATATGACGTTCCTTACCTAATACTTGGAGGTGATACTCATGATGGAAATTCCCATCACTTGTTACTATTTGACATGTGTAATTCCCATCATGAGTGATGGCCACTGGATCAACCTGAAGGGCAGGATTCTCGTCAGGTCTGGAGGCCCAGGTTATTCTCTTGTCGGTACAGTTTCCTCTCGTGGTCTGATTTGTATCACGTCTGTAGGCTCCGAAGCAGGGCGGCTTGTCTCTGAGGACTATTTCCCATGTTACTACCAACACACTTGGCCACAGCACAGGAGGGCAAGTGAGCACAGCTTTTGTATCCACTAGTACTGATAGTGAAGTTTTAACTGgaaacacatacataaacacacaaacagaGAATAATAAGAGAAAAGCTTTATAATACTTGATGTGTCAAAATTTATTCACAACATATTACATGAAATTGTACTTAAAATTTACTTTGCAGGTGGCCTTTTCCCAGAAATACTAGACTTACATAAGAAATAACattcatgaaatatatatataaagtataatatTAAATCCATCCAATGATTAACCAACTTCTTCCTGTATCATTAGGAAAATAACATGTATTATATGTATGATGATTTTTTAAGTGTTATGAAATTAAATCAGAAGATTTGATATCTATGAAACAAACTGATGAGAAAAGAGAATCTGAATTAAAGGACAAAGACAGTGTTCTAAATCTAATCTTTTGGACAAAGAGACTATGAGATTTACCATACAACTCATGCTCTAAAGGGGTAAAATGGAATTATTAATAATGTGGTTTTCTCCTCCCAagttttgatgaaagtgaaaaatcagtaACATCAGAACTAAACACGTACTCTTAAGGGTGGCACTTCAGACAAACATAAGTCTGGAAAGATATGGTACTTCCATTAAAAATAGCTATGACATTAACGCTGAAGAAAttggaattttttatttaatttttattcagagAATCATAAAATCAGTTAaatcaacagattttaaaataatctgtaaTCTCATTAGTTGGACCATCTCacataaatgaaaaatgacaATGCCAAGCTGTAAGAGATGCTTAGAAGTAtttttctaggggaaaaaaaaagtagtatagtatataaatacaaatcaaatgAAAAACAAGGATTATTTTCCTCTATAAATTTTCTATAAAAGTATTTCATTGCAAATGTGTGATAGTATAATATATAGTCTTTCAATGAGTTCTCCTTCCGTTCTATTCATTCACATAAATACTCGCTGATAGTTTGCTGTGAACCTTGTTCACAGACCTTGTTTTCATACATTTAATATCATTGTCAGGATTAAACATAGCATTGACCTatttatccatattttaaaataaaaattaagactgGCAAGCATTTCCCAATGTAGAAGCTCATGCTTTCCCATAAACTGACATGTCCCTGACTGAAAGGGGTTTGCTGAGACGTGTATCTGTTACAAGTCACCTGTAACAAAGGTGAGTGTCAGTGATTTCATCAGTTTGACATGAACAAAACCAGCTGTGGTGTGACAAAAATTTTATGTGAATGAAGCTTAACCTTATGTTTCTAAGCTTTGCATTTAGtatttcctctctcctcttttgatgtCATCTGCCTCCTCCGTGATGTACTCAagccttttcatttcatggccaaataaatatcatattactagataaaggaaggaggaggatTTTAAAGTAGATctgagaaggtaatggcaccccactccagtacacttgcctggaaaatgccatggacagaggagcctggtaggctgcagtccatggagtcgctaagagttggacacgactgagcgacttcactttgacttttcactttcatgcattggagaaggaaatggcaacccactccagtgttcttgcctggagaatcccacggacagaggagcctggtaggctgtagtccatggggtcgctaagagtcggacacgactgagtgacttcactttcactttttactttcacgcattggagaaggaaatggcaacccactccagtgttcttgcctggagaatcccagggacaagggagcctggtgggctgccgtctatggggtcacacagagtcggacacgactaaagcgacttagccaGCCAGCCAAAAGGGCAGTTAAACCCATGCTGTTTCCATCACTCCAAGTGACATCAGCTCATAGTGAGAACCTCCAGCTTGGCAAAGGCTTGGAGACAAGCAAGAACATGGCTTGTTAGAAATCTGCTAGAGGTTGGATGTGGGAAGCATATATGTGCATAaaggaatgatgcttaaaataaaaccagaaaaataagagACCAGTGAGATAGCAAGCTGTGAATGCTCTTTTGTGTTCTCGTATGTCCGAACTTTACCTTGGTAAACAGTATAAGGTTTGATGTTTTTGCTAATATATATCCTCAAGATCTGTTTTTTAAAGGCAAGTATTTGGTAATCAAATAAGCACACATTTGAACAGGGGCACAGTATCAAGAAATAACTCCATCAGTGAGGATTCCAAGCACAGCAGATATTCTgtgttctttcactttcctccatttTGTGACCTTCAAGTCAATCACCCTTCACCTATATCGATAGTTCTAATGTTATTGGTATTTTCCCCCCTTTCTTcatcctcttctttccttttccatacctttcctttttcatactttttcataaattatcaggattaaaatgataaaatgataaattatcaTTAGTAAATgataattttggagaaggcaatggcaccccactccagtacttttgcctggaaaatcccatggacggaggagcctggtaggctgcagtccatggggtcgccgagagttggacacgactcagtgacttcactttcacttttcactttcatgcattggagaaggaaatggcaacccactccagtgttcttgcctggagagtcccagggacagcggagcctggtgggctgccgtctatggggttgcacagagttggacacgactgaagcaacttagcagcagcagcaaatgataaTTTACCAATGGCCAGTACCTCCACAACACTCAGTGGGTTTGGCACTTAACAAATATATTCTCCATATAAGATAAGCTAGGGTAATTGCACTTCCTACTTCCTGAGAAAACAATAGAGTCTCTTCTTTGCCCCCAAACCAGCAGCCACATCCCATCTTCTCTGCATCCTTTTTCTATAAATCTCTTCCAGTCTCATTCAGCCTTTTGCACACAAATTCTTATTGGCTTtgaggcatttcctttcttttctcacaACCTttccctagggcttccctgatagctcagttggtaaaaaatctgcctgcagtgcagaagaccctggttcaatttctgggtagggaagatcccctggaggagggatagggtacccactccagtattctcgggctttccttgtggctcagctggtaaagaatctgtttgctatgcgggagacctgggttcgatccctgggttgggaatatccctgggctgggagaagggaaaggctatgcactccagtattctggcctggagaattccatggactgcacagtgCGTGACAGAGAAAACTCCATAATCTTTCAGTGGAATCGAATTGCTTTAGGGGAGGATTGGCGGAGTCATTCAAGTCACTTACCTTACAGCATTCAGATCACCATATTCTTTAACTGGGTACAAGACTAGAACAGAGTCTAGACCACTATGTTTCTAAGGAAGCTCAGCATTCTATGCTTCAGTACTGGCCTCaaagtaaagaaacaaaaaaatacaggCATACTACCTTCTGCATAAAGTGTTacagtgctctgctttctttccgTAGATGAAGTTGTTGAAACTAGAAAATATTCAGAGAGAAATAGATGAAATCAATTTTAGAAACTTAGAGTAAAAACCATTCTTTTCTCCACAAGAGCTTGTGTACAACATGATAGAAAATCAATGAACCATAACTAAAATTACACAAAAATCCTTGAAATACAGAAATTAGAAGCTGTTACATCATTATATGGAAAAACATGTTAACATTTGGAAATTACATTGTAAGCTATTAATCAATGATTTCCCATTTACACAATATCTCATTTTATACTTAAAACGATTTTGTACAAGGTAACACTGCCTCTATCCTTACCTAGCCATAATGTATTGGTCCATCATGAACACCTCTCATGAGCTGGGCTGATTATGTGGTCTTTTTTTACAGATGCCACTACTTGATTAAAATTGTTTAGACCAGTAGCGGGCATCTCAAACAGCTGGACAAATCAAGTACTTTCTCAAGAACCAACAGTGAGAAGAATAGTTCATCCCTCTTTCTTCCCCAATTTCCTgctatgatggttaattttattgtCAGCCTAGCTAGTCCATGGTACCCAAatgtttggtcaaacattattctagatgtttctacaaagatattttttaattggtagaATTTGAGTAAAGTAAATTACCCTCCATAATGtgagtgggcctcatccaatcagttgaagggtTTAACAGAAAAGACTGACCTCATGGGAAAGGGAATTCTGCCAGCACATTGCATTCAGACTTGATCTGCAtctcttccctgggtctccaaAGATCCTGCAGATTTTGGACCAATTCCATAAAGTAAATcaatctcttcctctttctctcgtTCTCCCTCTCTCTCGGAtgtccaacacacacatacatcctgTTCTGTCTCTCtgaagaaccctgactaataaaCCTTGGGaagaatgaagcagaagcagagagagatgGCAGACTTAACCTAACTCAAGTTCCCAATTCCTTAGTTCTTAAGATGTACATGCATTTCTTCTCTTGAGTTCTATAGAGTTTCTGAAGATAGTCCCAATCTACTTCAAATTTGCTTTCTGAAAAATATGTTTGTATTACTATCTTTTTAAAGAGCAACAATGACTTTCAGAATGCTTCTTATGACTTAAAAACCTGAAAAACACCTTCCTCTGAGTTTTTAAGACCACCATTCAATGTGCTctcctgcttttaaaaatattctttatgctCCCCATTCTAATTTTCCACTCAATTCTACCAC
Proteins encoded:
- the LOC516008 gene encoding cell surface glycoprotein CD200 receptor 1 precursor yields the protein MPCTWITSDLQLRLILTLFFVAECLSAGMEGTKTSNNSMQQLDNGNHSSVSTTSSTERKQSTVTLYAEVKTSLSVLVDTKAVLTCPPVLWPSVLVVTWEIVLRDKPPCFGAYRRDTNQTTRGNCTDKRITWASRPDENPALQVDPVAITHDGNYTCQIVTSDGNFHHEYHLQVLVPPEVTLIQTEKGTAVCKAAAGKPAAQISWTPEGDCDTEQGPYWGDGTVTVQSTCRWGSRHVLNVSCSVSHLAGNKSLSIQLSQGAEIPAHLKNLYITAPIFIILIVVGSIWLLKISGCRKCKLKKTEHTPVVQEDEMEPYASYTEKNNPLYDITNRVKTSQVLQSEVDGMNLHTIYVPRV
- the LOC516008 gene encoding cell surface glycoprotein CD200 receptor 1 isoform X1, which encodes MPCTWITSDLQLRLILTLFFVAECLSAGMEGTKTSNNSMQQLDNGNHSSVSTTSSTERKQSTVTLYAEVKTSLSVLVDTKAVLTCPPVLWPSVLVVTWEIVLRDKPPCFGAYRRDTNQTTRGNCTDKRITWASRPDENPALQVDPVAITHDGNYTCQIVTSDGNFHHEYHLQVLVPPEVTLIQTEKGTAVCKAAAGKPAAQISWTPEGDCDTEQGPYWGDGTVTVQSTCRWGSRHVLNVSCSVSHLAGNKSLSIQLSQGAEIPAHLKNLYITAPIFIILIVVGSIWLLKISGCRKCKLKKTEHTPVVQEDEMEPYASYTEKNNPLYDITNRVKTSQVLQSEVDVVMYRCESSTIKKTEC
- the LOC516008 gene encoding cell surface glycoprotein CD200 receptor 1 isoform X2, with product MPCTWITSDLQLRLILTLFFVAECLSAGMEGTKTSNNSMQQLDNGNHSSVSTTSSTERKQSTVTLYAEVKTSLSVLVDTKAVLTCPPVLWPSVLVVTWEIVLRDKPPCFGAYRRDTNQTTRGNCTDKRITWASRPDENPALQVDPVAITHDGNYTCQIVTSDGNFHHEYHLQVLVPPEVTLIQTEKGTAVCKAAAGKPAAQISWTPEGDCDTEQGPYWGDGTVTVQSTCRWGSRHVLNVSCSVSHLAGNKSLSIQLSQGAEIPAHLKNLYITAPIFIILIVVGSIWLLKISGCRKCKLKKTEHTPVVQEDEMEPYASYTEKNNPLYDITNRVKTSQVLQSEVDEK